In Stenotrophomonas sp. ASS1, the following proteins share a genomic window:
- the mutM gene encoding bifunctional DNA-formamidopyrimidine glycosylase/DNA-(apurinic or apyrimidinic site) lyase: protein MPELPEVETTRRGLAPHLQGRRVHGVILRRADLRWPIPPEVAELLPGQRIEDIRRRAKYLLLDTAIGSAVLHLGMSGSLRVLPGDTPVRAHDHVDISLDNGRLLRFNDPRRFGSLLWQPAGEVHPLLQGLGPEPLDDAFDGDYLFARSRGRSAPVKTFLMDQAVVVGVGNIYAAESLFKAGISPLREAGKISRGRYQRLADAVKEILGYAITRGGTTLRDFISPDGAPGYFEQELLVYGRDGLPCPNCGRALKHATIGQRASVWCSHCQR, encoded by the coding sequence ATGCCTGAACTGCCCGAAGTCGAAACCACCCGCCGCGGCCTGGCGCCGCACCTGCAGGGCCGCCGCGTGCACGGCGTGATCCTGCGCCGCGCCGACCTGCGCTGGCCGATTCCACCGGAGGTGGCCGAGCTGCTGCCGGGGCAGCGCATCGAGGACATCCGTCGGCGCGCCAAGTACCTGCTGCTGGACACCGCCATCGGCAGCGCGGTGCTGCACCTGGGCATGTCCGGCAGCCTGCGTGTGCTGCCCGGTGATACGCCGGTACGCGCCCACGACCACGTCGACATCAGCCTGGACAACGGCCGCCTGCTGCGCTTCAACGACCCGCGCCGCTTCGGCAGCCTGCTCTGGCAGCCCGCCGGTGAGGTCCATCCGCTGCTGCAGGGGCTGGGCCCGGAGCCGCTGGACGACGCGTTCGACGGCGACTACCTGTTCGCCCGCAGCCGTGGCCGCAGCGCGCCGGTGAAGACCTTCCTGATGGACCAGGCGGTGGTGGTGGGCGTGGGCAACATCTACGCCGCCGAGAGCCTGTTCAAGGCCGGCATCAGCCCGCTGCGCGAGGCCGGCAAGATCTCGCGCGGGCGCTATCAGCGGCTGGCCGACGCGGTGAAGGAAATCCTCGGCTACGCCATCACCCGTGGCGGCACCACGCTGCGCGATTTCATCAGCCCTGACGGCGCACCGGGCTATTTCGAACAGGAACTGCTGGTGTACGGCCGCGACGGGCTGCCCTGCCCGAACTGTGGTCGCGCGCTGAAGCACGCCACCATCGGCCAGCGCGCCAGCGTCTGGTGCAGCCATTGCCAGCGCTGA
- a CDS encoding glucan biosynthesis protein D: MQRRDFIRNASLALAAFGLPSLPACAASKSGQMGLRRLGQPQPFDFATLKGQARALAQAPYKSHKRVLPGRLEGLDWDQYQSIGYRQDHALWADQPGKFQAKFFHLGLYFHSPVRMFDVVDGKAQELAYDGAAFNYGKSGIKDGELPADLGFAGFRLNTRKDTDRDFAAFLGASYFRAVGKEGQYGQSARGLAIDTGMGKPEEFPDFIAYYLEQPSADSETIVVYGLLDSPSVAGAYRFAITNGDVLLMDIDSALYPRKAIERLGIAPCTSMYQVGENDRRMAWDWRPEIHDTDGLSLWTGAGEWIWRPLLNPRNLRFNMFVDRNPRGFGLLQRDRNFDHYQDDGVFYEKRPCLWVEPKGEWGEGSVQLVEIPTVDETFDNIVAFWNPKEKPQPGQELLVGYRLYWGAEPPARPPLAHCVASRTGLGGVVGKKREYFSWRFAVDFEGGELARLIDKGEVEAVVEASRGRVEIVSARPLREINGYRAMFDLVPPEGSTEQIDIRLFLRSGGKTLTETWLYQYTPPPAGAPERTLY; the protein is encoded by the coding sequence ATGCAACGACGCGACTTCATCCGCAATGCCTCCCTCGCCCTGGCTGCATTCGGCCTGCCGTCCCTGCCCGCGTGCGCGGCCAGCAAGAGCGGCCAGATGGGCCTGCGCCGCCTCGGCCAGCCGCAGCCGTTCGACTTCGCCACCCTGAAGGGCCAGGCGCGCGCGCTGGCACAGGCACCCTACAAGAGCCACAAGCGGGTGCTGCCGGGCCGCCTGGAAGGCCTGGACTGGGACCAGTACCAGTCGATCGGCTACCGCCAGGACCATGCGCTGTGGGCTGACCAGCCGGGCAAGTTCCAGGCCAAGTTCTTCCACCTGGGCCTGTACTTCCACTCGCCGGTGCGCATGTTCGACGTGGTCGACGGCAAGGCGCAGGAGCTGGCCTATGACGGCGCGGCGTTCAACTACGGCAAGAGCGGCATCAAGGACGGCGAGCTGCCGGCCGATCTGGGCTTCGCCGGCTTCCGCCTGAACACCCGCAAGGACACCGACCGCGACTTCGCGGCCTTCCTCGGCGCCAGCTACTTCCGCGCGGTCGGCAAGGAAGGCCAGTACGGCCAGTCCGCGCGCGGCCTGGCGATCGACACCGGCATGGGCAAGCCGGAGGAATTCCCGGACTTCATCGCCTACTACCTGGAGCAGCCGTCGGCCGATTCGGAGACGATCGTGGTCTACGGCCTGCTGGATTCGCCCAGCGTGGCCGGTGCCTACCGCTTCGCCATCACCAATGGTGATGTGCTGCTGATGGACATCGACAGCGCGCTGTACCCGCGCAAGGCGATCGAGCGGCTGGGCATCGCCCCGTGCACCAGCATGTACCAGGTGGGCGAGAACGACCGCCGCATGGCATGGGACTGGCGCCCGGAGATCCACGACACCGATGGCCTGTCGCTGTGGACCGGTGCCGGCGAATGGATCTGGCGACCGCTGCTGAATCCGCGCAACCTGCGCTTCAACATGTTCGTCGACCGCAACCCGCGTGGTTTCGGCCTGCTGCAGCGCGACCGCAACTTCGACCACTACCAGGACGACGGCGTGTTCTACGAGAAGCGCCCCTGCCTGTGGGTGGAGCCGAAGGGCGAATGGGGCGAGGGCTCGGTGCAGCTGGTGGAGATTCCCACCGTGGACGAGACCTTCGACAACATCGTGGCGTTCTGGAACCCGAAGGAAAAGCCGCAGCCGGGCCAGGAGCTGCTGGTCGGCTACCGCCTGTACTGGGGCGCCGAGCCGCCGGCACGGCCGCCGCTGGCGCACTGCGTGGCCAGCCGCACCGGCCTGGGTGGCGTGGTCGGCAAGAAGCGCGAGTATTTCAGCTGGCGCTTCGCGGTGGACTTCGAAGGCGGCGAACTGGCCAGGCTGATCGACAAGGGCGAGGTCGAGGCCGTGGTGGAAGCCAGCCGTGGCCGGGTCGAGATCGTGTCGGCGCGCCCGCTGCGCGAGATCAACGGCTACCGCGCGATGTTCGACCTGGTGCCGCCGGAAGGCAGCACCGAGCAGATCGACATCCGTCTGTTCCTGCGCAGTGGCGGCAAGACCCTCACCGAGACCTGGCTGTACCAGTACACCCCGCCGCCGGCAGGTGCGCCGGAGCGCACGCTGTACTGA
- a CDS encoding sel1 repeat family protein yields the protein MRSALLLLPLLLLPLLATAAERPSGEDDAAVIGAGFMDSHPDMMYRQWGVNALRRNDVNGAMDNFRLAARYADKPAQGYLGEMYWYGVEQPRNPVMAYAWMEVAAERGYPLFVELRNEYWATLPLEQHDAARAQASALRAEYGDEVARPRMAEVLRKGRREMTGSRVGSMSNNVDIVYMDGGISRTIKADRLYDPKYWDPKQYERWQDETWMKIRRGTVEVGVPTQSHATDSKP from the coding sequence ATGCGCTCTGCCCTCCTGCTGCTGCCGCTGCTGTTGCTGCCCCTGCTGGCCACCGCGGCCGAGCGCCCGTCAGGTGAAGACGATGCGGCGGTGATCGGCGCCGGTTTCATGGACAGCCACCCGGACATGATGTACCGGCAATGGGGCGTCAACGCGCTGCGTCGCAACGATGTCAACGGCGCGATGGACAACTTCCGGCTGGCCGCGCGGTATGCGGACAAGCCTGCCCAGGGCTACCTCGGCGAGATGTACTGGTACGGGGTAGAGCAGCCGCGCAATCCGGTCATGGCCTATGCCTGGATGGAGGTGGCGGCCGAACGTGGCTATCCGTTGTTCGTCGAGCTGCGCAACGAGTACTGGGCCACGCTGCCGCTGGAGCAGCATGATGCGGCGCGCGCGCAGGCAAGCGCGCTGCGCGCCGAGTATGGTGACGAAGTCGCGCGCCCACGCATGGCCGAAGTGCTCAGAAAGGGGCGCCGCGAGATGACCGGCAGCCGCGTCGGCTCGATGTCCAACAACGTCGACATCGTGTACATGGACGGCGGAATCTCCCGCACCATCAAGGCCGATCGCCTCTACGACCCGAAGTACTGGGACCCGAAGCAGTACGAACGCTGGCAGGACGAAACCTGGATGAAGATCCGCCGGGGCACGGTGGAAGTGGGTGTGCCAACCCAGTCGCACGCCACCGACAGCAAGCCTTGA
- a CDS encoding thymidine kinase yields MAKLYFYYSAMNAGKTTTLLQSAHNYRERGMRVAILTPRLDDRAGAGVVASRIGLRADGMAFDRDTDLQRWVEQDLAANGPMGCVLVDEAQFLTRAQVWQLSEVVDQLRIPVLCYGLRTDFRGELFEGSQYLLAWADEMQEIKTICHSGKKATMTVRVDEHGHAVQDGPQVEIGGNDRYVSVSRAEFKKITRGEGRIDPAQAPLPL; encoded by the coding sequence ATGGCCAAGCTCTACTTCTACTATTCGGCGATGAACGCCGGCAAGACCACCACCCTGCTGCAGAGCGCCCACAACTACCGCGAGCGCGGCATGCGGGTGGCGATCCTGACCCCGCGCCTGGACGATCGTGCCGGCGCCGGCGTGGTCGCCTCGCGGATCGGCCTGCGTGCGGACGGCATGGCCTTCGACCGCGATACCGACCTGCAGCGCTGGGTCGAGCAGGATCTGGCAGCCAACGGCCCGATGGGCTGCGTGCTGGTGGACGAGGCGCAGTTCCTGACCCGCGCCCAGGTCTGGCAGCTCAGCGAAGTGGTCGACCAGCTGCGCATTCCGGTGCTGTGCTACGGCCTGCGCACCGACTTCCGCGGCGAGCTGTTCGAAGGCAGCCAGTACCTGCTGGCCTGGGCCGATGAGATGCAGGAGATCAAGACCATCTGCCACAGCGGCAAGAAGGCGACGATGACGGTGCGTGTGGACGAGCATGGCCACGCGGTGCAGGACGGCCCGCAGGTGGAGATCGGCGGCAACGACCGCTACGTGTCGGTCAGCCGCGCCGAGTTCAAGAAGATCACCCGCGGTGAAGGGCGGATCGATCCGGCGCAGGCGCCGCTGCCGCTGTAG
- a CDS encoding UvrD-helicase domain-containing protein, protein MHGLNPPQAAAVLHIEGPLLVLAGAGSGKTRVIVEKIAHLIGCGRYPARRIAAITFTNKSAKEMRERVAKRLREQDADEVTICTFHALGLKFLQIEHAAVGLKRGFSIFDADDAAAQIKDLMYGAKPDDIEDMKNLVSRAKNAGLSPEQAMAAARSNREKEAASVYERYQLRLTAFNAVDFDDLIRLPVQILEENPEIALAWRERIGYLLVDECQDTNDAQYRLLKQLAGDKGNFTCVGDDDQSIYAWRGANPENLQQMGRDYPALEIIKLEQNYRCSNRVLRAANALIANNPHEHLKKLWSDQADGERIRVWECRNSEHEAEKVAAEIAFVAQSRNVPWSDFCILFRGNFQSRPLEKAMQLLRIPYHLTGGTMFLERQEVKDTLAWLRLLVNPDDDTAFMRAVQSPKRDVGAGTLARLAELAQEKDMPMAQAAEAIGALQQLPPRAANSLARFTDILRDLRAQMRQVTSGDMIRKVAKESGLLSELRQQAKEEASYQRRANNIEELAQWFEGGPRGATAADLAGQLALLSRSDKDEGGNQVRMMTMHASKGLEFPYVFIVGCEDGVLPHQVSLDEGNLQEERRLLYVGITRAKIQLWMSYSKLTRKFGEHVRLKPSRFFEEIPAEEIQRDGADPVADAVRKKERASAGLAAIEALFD, encoded by the coding sequence ATGCACGGTCTCAATCCCCCCCAAGCCGCCGCCGTCCTGCACATCGAAGGTCCATTGCTGGTGCTCGCCGGCGCGGGCAGCGGCAAGACGCGTGTGATCGTGGAAAAGATCGCCCACCTGATCGGTTGCGGCCGCTATCCGGCGCGCCGCATCGCGGCGATCACCTTCACCAACAAGTCGGCCAAGGAAATGCGCGAGCGCGTGGCCAAGCGCCTGCGCGAGCAGGACGCCGACGAGGTGACCATCTGCACCTTCCATGCGCTGGGCCTGAAGTTCCTGCAGATCGAGCACGCGGCCGTTGGCCTGAAGCGGGGCTTCTCGATCTTCGATGCCGACGATGCCGCTGCGCAGATCAAGGACCTGATGTACGGGGCCAAGCCTGATGACATCGAGGACATGAAGAACCTGGTGTCGCGCGCGAAGAACGCCGGCCTGTCGCCCGAACAGGCGATGGCCGCCGCGCGCAGCAATCGCGAGAAGGAAGCGGCCAGCGTCTACGAGCGCTACCAGCTGCGCCTGACCGCGTTCAATGCGGTCGACTTCGATGATCTGATCCGTCTGCCGGTGCAGATCCTGGAAGAAAATCCGGAGATCGCGCTGGCCTGGCGCGAGCGCATCGGCTACCTGCTGGTGGACGAATGCCAGGACACCAACGACGCGCAGTACCGGCTGCTCAAGCAACTGGCCGGTGACAAGGGCAACTTCACCTGCGTGGGTGACGATGACCAGTCGATCTATGCCTGGCGCGGCGCCAATCCGGAAAACCTGCAGCAGATGGGGCGCGACTACCCTGCGCTGGAAATCATCAAGCTGGAGCAGAACTACCGCTGCTCCAACCGCGTGCTGCGCGCCGCCAATGCGCTGATCGCCAACAACCCGCATGAGCACCTGAAGAAGCTGTGGAGCGATCAGGCGGACGGTGAACGCATCCGCGTATGGGAATGCCGCAACAGCGAGCACGAAGCGGAAAAGGTCGCGGCCGAGATCGCCTTCGTGGCGCAGTCGCGCAACGTGCCGTGGAGTGATTTCTGCATCCTGTTCCGCGGCAACTTCCAGTCACGGCCGCTGGAAAAGGCGATGCAGCTGCTGCGCATCCCTTACCACCTGACCGGCGGCACCATGTTCCTGGAGCGCCAGGAAGTGAAGGACACCCTGGCCTGGTTGCGGCTGCTGGTGAATCCGGACGACGACACCGCGTTCATGCGTGCGGTGCAGTCGCCCAAGCGCGACGTCGGTGCCGGCACGCTGGCCAGGCTGGCCGAGCTGGCGCAGGAAAAGGACATGCCGATGGCACAGGCTGCCGAGGCGATCGGCGCCCTGCAGCAGCTGCCGCCTCGCGCCGCCAACAGCCTGGCCCGCTTCACCGACATCCTGCGCGACCTGCGCGCGCAGATGCGCCAGGTCACCTCGGGCGACATGATCCGCAAGGTCGCCAAGGAATCGGGCCTGCTCAGCGAACTGCGCCAGCAGGCCAAGGAAGAGGCAAGTTACCAGCGCCGTGCCAACAACATCGAGGAACTGGCGCAGTGGTTCGAGGGGGGCCCGCGCGGTGCCACTGCCGCCGACCTGGCCGGCCAGCTGGCGCTGCTGTCGCGCAGCGACAAGGACGAGGGCGGCAACCAGGTGCGCATGATGACCATGCACGCCTCCAAGGGCCTGGAATTCCCGTACGTGTTCATCGTGGGCTGCGAGGATGGCGTGCTGCCGCACCAGGTCAGCCTGGACGAGGGCAACCTGCAGGAAGAGCGGCGCCTGCTGTACGTGGGCATCACCCGCGCCAAGATCCAGTTGTGGATGAGTTACAGCAAGCTGACCCGCAAGTTCGGTGAGCACGTGCGGTTGAAGCCGAGCCGGTTCTTCGAGGAGATTCCGGCGGAGGAGATCCAGCGCGATGGTGCTGATCCGGTGGCCGATGCGGTGCGCAAGAAGGAACGGGCGAGTGCGGGGTTGGCGGCGATCGAGGCGTTGTTCGATTGA
- a CDS encoding GNAT family N-acetyltransferase, with the protein MHPIESERLRLRAIEPDRDAAPMLALLNDPGFVRFIGDRNVRSEEQAREYIALRVLHSYALNGFGMYAIERLSDGAWLGNAGLVRRDGLPGPDIGYAVLSEFAGQGYAGEAARAVFAHARAELGLQDLYGITDLDNVVSGKILLGLGMQERGVIQLPGIETPSRLYATLGAADVG; encoded by the coding sequence GTGCATCCAATTGAAAGTGAACGCCTGCGCCTGCGTGCGATTGAACCTGATCGCGATGCGGCGCCGATGCTGGCGCTGTTGAATGATCCGGGCTTCGTGCGCTTCATTGGTGACCGCAATGTGCGCAGTGAAGAGCAGGCGCGTGAGTACATCGCGCTGCGGGTGCTGCACAGCTATGCGTTGAATGGGTTCGGCATGTATGCCATCGAGCGGTTGTCCGATGGGGCGTGGCTGGGCAATGCCGGGCTGGTGCGCCGCGATGGCCTGCCGGGGCCGGACATCGGCTACGCGGTGCTGTCTGAATTCGCCGGGCAGGGTTATGCCGGTGAGGCGGCGCGGGCGGTGTTCGCGCATGCGCGCGCTGAGCTGGGCCTGCAGGATCTGTACGGCATCACCGATCTGGACAACGTGGTGTCCGGGAAGATCCTGCTGGGCCTGGGCATGCAGGAGCGCGGGGTGATCCAGTTGCCGGGCATCGAAACGCCCAGCCGGCTGTACGCCACCTTGGGTGCGGCTGACGTCGGGTAG